CGGGGGCCAGGGGCGTGGTGACCTGGAACGAGAAGATGCCGCTGCGGTCCGCGTCCACGGAGGCCAAGGGCACCCCATCCAGGAACAGGTGCACCCGGACCCCTTGCCCGGCGTCGAACTCGAGCAGGGGGCGCGCAGCCACCCCCGTGGCCCCCTGGGCGGGGGACACCAGCGTGGGCGGGGCGGGCGCCTGGAACGGCAGGGTGACGCTCTGCGCGCGCCCCGGGGCGTTCGCCGCGTTGCCGTTGGCGGGGGTGGCCCCATGGGAGTCCTTGCTCACCGCCGACCGGCCGGCGATGCCGCCCGAGACCGGGGACAGACAGGCGATGGAGTCCCCCTGCAGGAAGATGACGCCCCCGCCGCCCCCGCCGCCGGGGCCCAGCGCGGCCACCGTGTCGCGCACGTCCCCGCCGTTGCCCCCGCGCGCCGCCGCGGCGCCGCAGATCAACCCGCCCGCCGAGCGCAGGACGATGGCGCCGCCCGCGCCCCCGCCGCCCGCCCCATCCTCTCCCTGGGTAATCAACGGCTGGGCGCCATCGGCGGTGAAGAGCCCCGTCCCGTCGATCCTCCCGGCGCGCAGGAGCATCAGCCCCCCGCCGGCCCCGCCCCCGGAGCCGCGGCCCTCGTTGCCCTCGCCCGAGCCGCCGCCCCCGCCAAAGAGGAGGCGCTCGGTGGGGGTGTACACCACCGGGGCCCCGCCCAGGCCGCCCACCGCCTGGTCTCCCCGCGCGGCCGAGGCCCGCCCGCCCGTGCCGCCCGCCCCCGCGTGCGCGCCGCCGCCGCCGCCCGCGTTGTGGCAGTTGCCGCCGCCGCCCCCGTTGGCCAGGTTCCCGTAGCCCGAGGCCGAGCCGTAGCGCCCCTCCACCAGCCCCTCGCCCTTGTAGCTGCCGCCGCTGGCCGAAGGCTCGTCCAGCCCCACGCACCCCTCCCGGTCCTCGTGGCTGAGGAACCGCCCGCCGCGAAAGCCCGTCCCCGAGACGGACACCTCGCCGTTGTTGAGCAGCTCCCCGGAGACCAGCGCCACGAGGATGCCGCCCTTGCTCCCGTCCCAGGCCTGGGCCCGCAGCGAGGCGCCGGTCTGAACGGTGAGCTGGGTGTACTCGGGCACGCTCACCACCTGGGTGGCCCCGCCGGGGTAGCCGTGGAGCAGCGGCGCCGTCAGCGTCAGCGTCCCGGCGGCCACCGCGGCGACGCGCGCGAACTCGTACCGGCCCACCGTGCCGCTGGCCAGGTGCAGGGGCTGGGGGTCGCCCGAGGCCGGCACGGGCGTGAGCCCCGTGGACTGGTGGAGGAGCACCATGCCTCCGGCCTCGAAGCCGGTGGTGGTGGACACCTCCAGGGACACCGCCCCCGCCGCGGCGCTGACCTTCAGCGGGGCGTAGCTGTTGAGGACCCGGTTCTGGGTGGACACGGTCAACGCGCCGTGGCGGCCCGTGCCCCGTCCGAAGGTGTCCGGCTCCGCGCCCACGCGTCCGGCGAACAGCAGGGCCAGCAGTCCCAGGGGGATTCGCATGCGCGCATGCTGCCCCAGTCCCCCGAAACGGGTCGAGCACCGCGCGCCGCCCCGCGTCCGCCGCCTTACGCCCCCTTGCCCTGCGCGGTGATTGCCTGGAGCGCTTCGCGGTTCAAGGGTTCGAAAAAGGACTGGCGGAGCAGCCGCGGCAGGGCGCGCTTGTCCACGCACAGCAATTGGAGCGCATCGGCCCACTCGCCCAGCACCGCCACCGCGCGCACCCCCGCGTCCTGCCGGTACACGTCATTGAGGTTGTGCACGAGCCCGGGCAGATCCTCCACCTCCCAGCGCTCGGTGTGGCCCTCCACGAGCGCGTGCAGCTCCAGCCGGGGCCGCTCCCGCACGTCCACCAGCTTGAAGCGCCGCGCCGCCCCGCCCATGGCCAGCGTGAGCGGCCCCACGAGCTCATCCGGGCGGACGTTGAGCGCCGCCGTCAGGCCGCCCTGGAGCAGCCCCGCCTCGCACAGGCGCAGGACAGACACGGGGGGCGGCTCGCCCGGCACGGCCACCCGGGCGGCGGCCTCACGCTCCTGCACCAGACGCTCACGGGCCAGTGCGTCAACCACGGAGGACATACCGCCAGACTCCTTCTGTCTTCCTGATACATCCGTTTTGTCAGACTCGAAGACACTTCTGCCCTTCCCGGACTCAACACATGTCACACAACGAATCCGGCGGCTGGGCTACCCGCGGGGCGCATTTTCTGCTTTCCTCGCATGTGTCACTGAACGGGGGTGCGTATGGGTACTTTAGACGGAAAAGTCGCCATCATCACGGGTGGAGGTTCGGGGATCGGTTTCGCGATTGCCGAGCGTTTCGCGCGCGAGGGAGCGCAGGTGGTGCTCGCGGGGCGCAGGCAACAGCGGCTGGAAGAGGCCGCGGCGAAGATCGGACGGGGGGCCCGGAGCGTGCCCACGGACGTCGGAGACGAAGCCCAGGTCAAACGGCTCATGGACTCGGTGTCCCAGGTGGATCTGCTGGTCACCTGCGCGGGCGGCGCGGTGTTCGGCCCCGTCGAGGAGGTGCCCGTCCCGGCGTGGAGTGAGATGTTCAAGTCCCGCTTCTTCGGACAGCTCTCCGCAGTCCGGTACGCCGTGCCGAAGATGGCGCCGGGCAGCTCCATCGTGCTGTGCTCGGGCGTCGCCGGGCGCTCGGCCCTGACGCACTACGCGGGCGGCGCGGGGCTGTGCGGCGCCGTCAACGCCATGGGGGCCTCGCTCGCCATCGAGCTGGCGCCCAAGGGCATCCGGGTCAACGTCCTGTCGCCCGGGCTGACGCGGGACACGGCCATCGACTGGGGCGTGCCCCCCGAGCAGCTGGGCGCCTTCATGGACGGCCTGGTGAGCCGCATCCCGCTGCGGCGCTCGGGCACCGTGCACGACATGGCGGACGCGGCCTTCTTCCTGTCCACGAATGCCTATGCCACCGGCCAGGTGCTCGACATCGACGGCGGGTGGACGGCGGTGTAGCCGCGCCCCGCGCCCAGCCCGCGGTCAGTTGAGCTTGAACTGCTGGCTGGGCCCGTCGTGGCAGGGGGCCTGCACCAGGGGGTTGCCGGGCGCGGCGGGCCCTCCGCCGATGTCCAGGCACTGGCCGCTGGGCTGGGCGGTGATGCGGTAGAACCCACCGTTCACCGCGGAGAGGCCGAAGCGCTGGGTGCCGCCCGTGTGGCACGGCTGCTGGAGGAGCGCGTCCGGCGCCTCCGGGGGGCCGCTGGCGGCCTCCAGACACTGGCCGCTGTGCTGGGCCACGATGCGGTACGCCCCCGGCGACACGGGCTCGACGCGGAAGCGCTGGCTGGGCCCCATGTGACAGACGGTCTGCATGAGGCCCGCCCCCGCCTCCGCGCTGCCCCCCACCACCTCCAGGCACTGGGCACTGTGCCGCGCGATGATCTCGAACGGCGTGGTGAGGTGGGGGTTGGTGAACAGCAGGCGGTTGGGAGAGCCCCGTCCCGGCTGGAGCACCTTGTCCACCGAGGCGTACCCGGTGAGCGCCTGGGCCACGAGGTACGGCTCCGCGGTGGGGTTGAACTCCAGGAACAGCGCCGCGGCGCCCGCCACGTGCGCGGAGGCCATGGAGGTGCCGCCCAGGCTGTGCGTGTCCGTGTCGCCGCCGGGCCCGGCCGAGACGATGCCCACGCCCGGGGCGAACAGATCCAGACACGGCCCCTGGTTGGAGAAGGGGGCGCGGCGGTCCTCGCGGTCCGTGGCGCCCACGGTGAGGGCCTCGGCGAGGCGGGCGGGGGACACCGCGCAGGCGTTGGTGTTCTGGTTGCCCGCGGACACGGCGTAGACGATGCCCGCGGCGATGGAGTTGCGGACCGCGTCATCCACCGCCTGGTTGGCCCCGCCGCTCAGGCTCAGCGTGGCCACGGCGGGCTTGAGGTGGTGGGCCGTCACCCAGTCCACCGCGCCCAGCACCGTGGACCAGGGCGCGCCGCCCGCGCAGCCGAACACGCGCACCGAGTGCAGGGAGACTTCCTTGGCCACGCCCCACGTGGTGCCGCCCAGGATGCCGGCCACGTGGGAGCCATGGCCCTGGCAGTCCCCGGCGCCGTGGCCATCCTGCACGCCGGTGTAGTCCAGCGAGACGCGGCCGCCGAACTCGGCGTGCGTGGCGCGGATGCCCGTGTCGATGACGTAGGCGTGCACCCCCTTGCCGGTGAAGGTGTGCGTGTAGGCGCCGTTGAACGGCAGGTTCTGCTGGCCAATCCGGTCCAGCCCCCAGGAGGGCGCCGTCTGCACGGCGTCCGGGGTGGCCAGGCCATCCTCCACCACGTACTTCACGGAGGGCTCCGCGGCGAGCTGCTGGGCCTGGGCCTCCGAGGCCTTCACCAGGAAGCCCCGCAGCGCGTGCGTGTACGTGCGCTCCACCCGCACGCCGTGGCGGGCGGCGAACACCCGCGCCTCCTCCTCCACGTCCACGGGACGGGGGCTGGCCAGGGGCTCCCTGAGCACGACGATGTACTGCCCGGGCACCCACTCGCCCCCGGTGCGCAGCAGGCCCCGCGACGTCACCAGGCGGACCGTGGGCTCCAGGGACGACGGCCCGGACTCCGGCGAGACACAGGCCCCCAGCGCCAGCAAGGCGAGGCCGGACAGGCGCTGGCGAAGTCCCATGACGTCTCCTTCCGATGACGCCGGGCGTCAAAGGACCAGAATACCAGTCCTTTCTGGAATTTCGAAGCCAAACCCGGAGGAGGCCCTCGGGGCCATGTGTGCGCCCCCGGACCCTGGCGGGAGCGGGGGCGCACGACGGCATTGGCGGGGGGGAGCCGGGGGGGCGAGACTGGCCGGGTGACACGACACTACCCTGGCTGGATCATCGGGGCGCGCGTGCTGGGCACCGCGGCGCTCGTCGGCGCGCTGGCGCTCTCCCTGCAGCCCCGCCCGGACCTGCTCGGGTTGAGCGGGGTGCTCATCGCCGTGTTCCTGGTGCTGCGGCTGGGGGCGGCGTGGTTCCTGGCCCTGCGCTTTCCGGACCCCTCGGGCCTCAACCGCCGCTCGGCCCTCCTCACCAGCGTGCTGGCGCTGGCGGCCGTGGCCTTCTGGTTCTACGTGCGCTCGCGCGGGGCGGGCGCCTAGACGTTGAAGCGGAAGTGCATGCAGTCGCCGTCCTGGACGACGTACTCCTTGCCTTCCACGCGCAGCAGGCCCTTCTCCTTCACCGCGCTCTCGCTGCCGAGCTTGATGAGGTCCTCCCAGCGCATCACCTCGGCCTTGATGAAGCCGCGCTCGAAGTCCGAGTGGATGACGCCGGCCGCCTGCGGGGCCTTGAAGCCCGTGTGAATCGTCCAGGCGCGGCACTCCTGCTCGCCCACGGTGAAGTACGTCTGCAGGCCCAAGAGCTTGTAGCCCGCGCGCACCACCTTGTGCAGGCCCGGCTCGGTCAGCCCCGCGCTCTCCAGGAAGCCCGGGCGCTCCTCCTCGGGTAGCTGCTGGATCTCCGCCTCCATGGCCGCGGCGAGCACCACCACGCCGGCGCCCTCCTTCTCAGCCATCTCGCGCACGGCCTTCACGTGCACCGAGGCGTCTTCCTTGCCGATCTGGTTCTCGCCGATGTTCGCCACGTACAGCACGGGCTTGTCCGTGAGCAGGAACAGCTCGCGGATGGCCGCGTGCTCCTCCTCGT
Above is a genomic segment from Stigmatella erecta containing:
- the agmC gene encoding adventurous gliding motility protein AgmC encodes the protein MRIPLGLLALLFAGRVGAEPDTFGRGTGRHGALTVSTQNRVLNSYAPLKVSAAAGAVSLEVSTTTGFEAGGMVLLHQSTGLTPVPASGDPQPLHLASGTVGRYEFARVAAVAAGTLTLTAPLLHGYPGGATQVVSVPEYTQLTVQTGASLRAQAWDGSKGGILVALVSGELLNNGEVSVSGTGFRGGRFLSHEDREGCVGLDEPSASGGSYKGEGLVEGRYGSASGYGNLANGGGGGNCHNAGGGGGAHAGAGGTGGRASAARGDQAVGGLGGAPVVYTPTERLLFGGGGGSGEGNEGRGSGGGAGGGLMLLRAGRIDGTGLFTADGAQPLITQGEDGAGGGGAGGAIVLRSAGGLICGAAAARGGNGGDVRDTVAALGPGGGGGGGVIFLQGDSIACLSPVSGGIAGRSAVSKDSHGATPANGNAANAPGRAQSVTLPFQAPAPPTLVSPAQGATGVAARPLLEFDAGQGVRVHLFLDGVPLASVDADRSGIFSFQVTTPLAPGPHELSAAAEFLGVWSAQAVPHRFEVSPETDGGLPGPDGGEDAGAQPLLVVPGQDEVVGPMPLLAGTALAGTRVSLQVDGVEVAQVEVDGEGRFHHELSAAQALAPGPHAATAQLLEEGSRPAPVPTRFEVVTTLGVGCGCGASAGAGGGVLGGLLALGALRRRRASRGR
- a CDS encoding SDR family NAD(P)-dependent oxidoreductase translates to MGTLDGKVAIITGGGSGIGFAIAERFAREGAQVVLAGRRQQRLEEAAAKIGRGARSVPTDVGDEAQVKRLMDSVSQVDLLVTCAGGAVFGPVEEVPVPAWSEMFKSRFFGQLSAVRYAVPKMAPGSSIVLCSGVAGRSALTHYAGGAGLCGAVNAMGASLAIELAPKGIRVNVLSPGLTRDTAIDWGVPPEQLGAFMDGLVSRIPLRRSGTVHDMADAAFFLSTNAYATGQVLDIDGGWTAV
- a CDS encoding S8 family serine peptidase, whose product is MGLRQRLSGLALLALGACVSPESGPSSLEPTVRLVTSRGLLRTGGEWVPGQYIVVLREPLASPRPVDVEEEARVFAARHGVRVERTYTHALRGFLVKASEAQAQQLAAEPSVKYVVEDGLATPDAVQTAPSWGLDRIGQQNLPFNGAYTHTFTGKGVHAYVIDTGIRATHAEFGGRVSLDYTGVQDGHGAGDCQGHGSHVAGILGGTTWGVAKEVSLHSVRVFGCAGGAPWSTVLGAVDWVTAHHLKPAVATLSLSGGANQAVDDAVRNSIAAGIVYAVSAGNQNTNACAVSPARLAEALTVGATDREDRRAPFSNQGPCLDLFAPGVGIVSAGPGGDTDTHSLGGTSMASAHVAGAAALFLEFNPTAEPYLVAQALTGYASVDKVLQPGRGSPNRLLFTNPHLTTPFEIIARHSAQCLEVVGGSAEAGAGLMQTVCHMGPSQRFRVEPVSPGAYRIVAQHSGQCLEAASGPPEAPDALLQQPCHTGGTQRFGLSAVNGGFYRITAQPSGQCLDIGGGPAAPGNPLVQAPCHDGPSQQFKLN